aataaacactgagatagtataatctagaatgcctagagtgtataatgatagtgactaaatgtacaaattttaaaaatgtttttgcatgaggaagaacaaaggaatgtcattactgcagggtgctgaaaatagatggtaattaatattttaaaatctcaccttatgtgtgagactaaagcaaaaatgcttatttggtacaaaatttattttgtgactagtgcatttcctaatataacttatgtagacagcttaattgaataccataagtatgtgggaccttgagtaggacatgagattttgttggtttgtccagagtgatgccccaataaatcccagagtgatttgaacagtgaataaaaagtatttacaaagtcccctttggggaatggtgagaaaggggaaaattcaacttccccaagttgaattcttgatattctcacaagcagtgtggacaatcaaagctataggctgagcccccagtcttgggatttgttcatatgaaacttaaccccacaaaggataggtcaagcctacttaaaactaggcctaagggtcacccccaagagaacctctattgttgctcagctgtggcctgtctctccagccaacacaacaagcaaactcaccacctaccccctgtctgcgtggggcatgactcccaggggtttggaccgtcctggcaacgtaggacagaaatcctagaattagctgagactcatcatcaaggtattgagaaaaccttcttgaccaaaagggggaagagtgaaatgagacaaaataaagtgtcaatggctgagagattccaaacagagtcaagagggttatcctggaggttattcttatgcattaagtagatatcaccttgttatccaagatgtaatggagaggctggagggaactgcctgaaaatgtagagctgtgttccagtagccatgtttcttgatgatgattgtataatgacatagcttccacaatgtgactgtgtgattgtgaaaaccttgtgtctgatgctccttttatccttttatctaccttgtcaacagatgagtagaacatgtggaataaaaataaataatagggggaacaaaagttaaaataaatttagtttgaaatgctagtgattaatgaaagggaggggtaaggggtatggtatgcataaattttttctgttttctttttattttttttctgaatagatgcaaatgttccaagaaatgatcatgatgatgaatatgcaactttgtgatgatattgtgaattactgattctatatgtagaatggaatgatcaaaagttaagaatgtctgcgtttgtttagtgttttttggtatttaaaaaaaataaaaattaaagaaaagaaacactgaaACATTTTGAGAGTGAGAAAAACTGATGTCTAACGAAATTTATTTAATCCCTTTAATGGTAGAAAGATTTCTAATGTTAAACAAACTGACAAAACCTATTCATCAAAAATATGAGTAGCTGTATGATTGTAGCAGAGGAGAAAATGTAAATTGAGGAACAGTAGAGTACTGGTTTTGAGAGCCGACAGATTAATTCTGGCACTTGCTAAAGCCAAGAGCCTCATATATAAAAGATGTGACATTCTTGAAAGATTTCCATCCcaagtaaaaatttttttcacatgcaTATGCCTTTTaatattaagatgtcattttCTAAGCATTCAGACAGTTCgcttacatagaaaaataacaggttAGATTTTGTGGAGTGATAACAGTCCTTATTACCAACACcactttatttgcatttctctggtcTGTCCAATGGTAACAGGGCACAATCCAGTATGGATGGCCAATCCAAGTGCTGGAATCCCCTAATTCTTCATTTTAGTTCTTTCAGcctcttcctgctttcattttataGCAAGTTCACCAtctccctttttttctgtttgcactTTATTAGAGGGGTGACTAAGCACTGAAGAGGCTAAATGCAACTGGAGAATGGGAAGACATGCAGGGCCTGGAGAACCCATTAGTCACCTGCTGTTTAATTGAGTGATGTTACTTATGGATAGTACATTTCTTAGACACTAATTTAATCTCCTAGATGCCATTTTCCAACAGATGTTAGTAGATGCAATAAATTAGACCAAAGAGAATTCTTCACAAAGTAAACACCATATGTATCAGTTCTAGACTTCATATCTAGACTTCATAATTATAACAGGATAGATAACTTTATATCAGTCAAAAATAAGTCCCCCAAATGACAATATTTAATgctctgattttaaaaagaatggatCGTTGAGACCTTTACAGTCTCATAACAATGAACAAACTTAGAAATTTCTAGATAGCAAAGGGTTTCCTCATACATTTAATAGCAAGGTCGTCAGGAAATGGTGATATGAAAAGCCATGCAATaagaacaaaatttgaaaaaagacaaacaaaacaaaaacaaaaaagaaaaaatttcagaggTAAATTGGGTTAAATAGTTGATCATTTTCAATCCTAATAcactacaaaagaaaaacagaaggcaGAGAGTGTGAGGTATAGCTTATTAGATTAAAATGGTTATAAATACTGTTATGCCATTGGACTTCTTCAGAAAGGGCAGGATTGACTGCTTTATTATATTGTGGAAGGACATTTGATGATCAAAATAGGCTCTGTTCTAGTTATTAGATGATCATCCATGCTATGAAATGAGGCACAGAAACCTAGGTTCCTTGCCCCTTATAAGTTTATCACAAAGGACTTTCTTTAGGTGAAGTAAAAGGAACAAGGAATTAGTGTTATTAggccaggggtcagcaaactttttctgtcaaggactagatagtaaatattttaagctttgtaaGCCATAttgtctctgtcacaactactgaTCTTTACTTTTGTAgtatgaaagcagccatagatgatACGTAAATGAATGAGTATGGCTGTAGttcaataacattttattaatggacactgaaatttgagttTCACAGAATGTTAACTTCATGAATTAATATCCCCCCCTCCAACCATTTAAAAACGTTCACAACATTCTTAGCTTGTGGGCAGTAAAAAACAGGATGGACTGAATTTGGCCAACAGGGTATAGTTTGCAAACCCCTGTCTTAGATTACCAAAGCTACTTTTCTTAAAATACCTTGTGATTTTCACAAAAGGTGTAAATGCTAAATAGCATTCAAAGTCAAGCATCTGTTGGGTAGTATGTTCCTTGGATGTCACCATCAGTCTGTGTTCAGGTTTTATATTGCATGGCAGGTATGTGGACAATAATTTAGTTTGCGGGTAGAGCATCTTTATAACATCACCGTCACTGCATTTGGAACTTGCACTTTTGTAGCTCCCTAGGAAAAGTCCTAAAAATCTATAAAACAGATCACTTCTAGGGGGAGTAAATTGAAATGCACATTGgtttataaaaatctcattctCTTAAGGCTCAAGAAACAAAACTGTTTCCCATTTATTGCTTCAAACTTTTATATATGGTGTTAAAATTATTCCCAGATCTAAAGCAAGTATTGGAACATTGTTAATTTCTCCAATGAACTGCAAGTTAATATCCCATTGATTAAGATGCATCTAATTCTAGTGGGAAATGTCCTCAATGGATATCTCactgctatttatttttcatttggcaATTTTGCTTGCTGCGCAACACAATATTATAAACCCGTATTTAAAGGATATGGCTAGTTTGAATGAAGTCAAGACAGCGATGAACAGCAGAGGTACAGCAAAAGACATTATGAGGCTATAAGGAGAGAATTTAACTCAGTACATTGGCTTCTTTTTAAAGTAGGTTTCCACATAATATATGTTCCTGTGCCTTGAGAATACTGGTCAACAAATTCCACTGACCCACTCTCTGGGGCAGAAATGAGATATGATGAgccttgtttttcatttcttaaagctGACACTTGTGCATAATCACCAAAAGGCTGAGAATAAGCAATGCACTTTTCCAAAGTGTGTTGTGAATCACTTCCCCGAGGGTTTGCATCTGAAGGTTGCCTGCAATTCTGGTGTTCTGTAAAAAAATTCTGCTTTTACTTGCAGGGGATGATAAACACATGCTGGGCAGCACACTTGCCAAGTTCAAGTATGGGTTTTTACTGAGCCAAATTTCTTTTGGTGACTCTCCCAAGAGTGACGTCTGATTCTTAGAGACGGCCTCAGAGCCTTTTGGCTGACTCTGCTGCTGCTTGTGGTATCCCATCAGCAAGCCTCCAGCCATGAGACCTGAAAAGCTCTGAAGACAAGCCTGCAACCCTGAGAATGCTCCCTCTGCCAGTCCCACCGTGGCTGACTTCTTTTCCTGAGAATGGCTGTGCCTTGGCCCAGCTTGTCCATCCGTGTGCTGATTTGGAAAGAAGGGTACTAGGCCCATTCCAGCAATTATAGTGGTTTGAGTTGGGATCAGATTCGATGTTCTATCTGCTTCTCCGTGATGCCCCAACTCTGTTTTCAATGGAAGTGCTGACCCCATCCCTAGTGCAGTTTGAAGGGTTCTCCAAGTAAGCCTTATTATTAGAATAAATAGTCTCAAACTTCATTAATGATTGCTGAGCCAGTGATACATGAGAAAAATTCAGAAGGAATAAGTTACTAGTGTTAACCATAACTGAGCTCTGATGTGCtttattcaactgtaaaatgcAGGGGAGATGGATGGAGTCATCCGATGTGGCAAGCTGTGAGGTGTTCCAAGAACTGCTGGTTTAACAGTGCATCCACATAACTGAGGTTGTAGAAGAACTTGTAACATGGCAGGATTGTTTAAACTTTTCATAATTTGTACTGGATTTGGTTCTGGAAGTAAGCCCTTTTGATTACTGTGCATCACATGCTGTACTGCTATCAGTGCTGCTAATGTGTTTCACCCTGGTGCTCCCGGGGCACAGAAGGAAACCTGAACTCTGCTTCCCTTGATGGTTATACCGACAGCCGCTTGCTGAACCTCTTCAGCATGCTCTGCAGTGTTATACTCAACTACAGCAAAGCCACCAACGTAACTACCTTCATCCTGTGCACGCTGGCAAAACACAGGTTTGTGGGTACCGGGAAAAAATGCAACAGCTCCCCTGAATCTCTGTAGCCACTAGACAGtttatctattaattttttatgacatattttataaataccaCTCATTAGCAAAATAATAAGACCATACTAGATTATTCTGAATCATAGTTATATTATTGAAAAGTTGAAGGACTCCCAAGAAAGCATCTGGTCTGGTCCTCAAATGTTAGAGCAGTCACAGAGAGAGAATCCCTGTGCACAAAATCTTACCATATGCTTCTGGCAGAACTGAAAGCAAAATCAATTCTCCTGGTTCTGACTGTAGGGTTCTTTGTCCTATACTTAGGGTCTCCATTGTGGAAATGcttatttccctgcattttcagAACTAGGCTTTAATTGTTAGCCATCCCCTTAATTTCTGAGCATCTATTTAGCTAATGTTCCACTTAAGCAATATCCTGGTTGTCTTCCAACAAACTGCCCTCAGTATGGCGGTTCATCTTGGAGTGAAATTGTTAGGGCCATCGTACCTGGGGTTTGGCCTGCTCCTTGAATAACATGGTCTGTCTGCTTATCAAAGTTGTGTTTTCATCCCCTATTCCTGCATTCCCAGCCATCATGTAAGAGGAGCTAGGGTGACCATGGCGCCCTGTGTCTTTCGCTCTGTTTCAGTTCACAGCACGCATTCGATGCCCCTTGTTCTCACTGTCAGGTTTGCACCATCCACCCGCCCTTCGCATCGTCGCGATGCTGTCAAAGACTTCTCATCCTCTGTTCCCTAAAATCACACGTTATCGAGGCTGCTCCTAAGAGATATTCAATTCCAACCTCTttttctcagatgaggaaataaagcTCAGAAATGCCCTGGGATGTTCCCAAGAACACACTGTGACTTACAGAAAGGCCTACGGCTGGAGCTCAGGCTTCTAATTCCCTGTTCAGCTTTTCAATGGGTGCGTATTAACCACAACAAATGGCTGAAttcaagtgaaattaattttttttgaaaaattttctatatattttttggtttacAGTAATTAACAGAAACATGGTCATGACAATACAATTTTGAGCACTGAAGTATTCTGTCATTTTAATAGGAATTCAGACTATGCTCATTTCACTGACTTTCAATTGCAGCAGCTGAAGTTGAGCTATATGTGTTCTTgccactccaccccaccctgtCACTAAGTCAAATAGCTCAAGATACACAACACATATATGGACACAAACAAGACTTTTATAAAGTAAACAATTCATTTACAATGTAAATAGATGTTCCTTGCTGGAACTTTTTATATCAGGTTTACTTCTTGTTTTCTAAATTGGGATAGCCATATTAATTAGACAATAATCTCTATAAAGTAAAGAGCTTATCTCTGTGAAAACTCAAGTAATTCTTGATGGCAATGTTTTtcttattcaaaaaaaaagaatggcatgtgaaaaaccaaaagaggaaaaaaatcacttcaaaataaaagagatctgaaaaatgtttttaacagtGTAGGgataaaaattttcaataaattctgttgaaaataatgtttaaagtAACAGTTGTTTGACCCACTGATAAAATTTAGACTTTTCTCAATTAATTACAATCAAAAGTTTtggaagatgttctagtttgctagctgccggaatgcaatataccagaaacggaatggcttttaacaaggggaattcaataagttgctagtttacagttctaaggctgagaaaatgtctcaattaaaacaagtctatagacatgtccaatttaaggcatccagggaacgataccttggttcaagaaggccaacgacgttcaacatttctctctcagctggaagggcacatggcgaacatggtggcatgtgctggctttcacgtggctctaccaagaagggactctctccaaaatgtttcctcttttaaaggattccagcaagcaactccaccttcaacggggtggagacacacctccatggaaatcatctaatcaaaagttaccacccacaaatgggtgggtcacatcttcacagaaacaatcaaaatgctcccacccaccaatactgaatgaggattaaagggcatggcttatctggggtccaccacagattcagaccagcacagaagACATTAATTTTTTGAAGTCATAATGAGAGACTTGTCAAATTTCTACATAAATGACTTTGAACatacaaaatatcaaatataaataGTAGTgtggtaagaaaataaattggcaGAAATAATTATTCAATTAGTAGTAATAATTAAGACCACCATGTCAAAGATTTTCTATAcacaaaggatgaaaaaatattgtTATAAGGTTCTAAAGCAGATTGGATTCAATCCTGATTTATTTCTATTAAACGTCTTTCTTCTTCAGTATTAGTGACCCACATTATCTCCAGTCAATTCATTATGTTTATTATGTGAACCACCACAGACAGGAAACATCTTAGAATGCCAACACCTACAATAAGCTGCTTCAGTAAAACACAACTctttaagttttatttcattCGCCATTTTGGGATTTTCCTTCTATACTTTAAGATTAATCAAGCTATCCTTCTGTTGTGTTTTCTTCAGAAGGAATGGACGTACAGCAAGGTAGCCAAGTAGTGCTAGCACACCAAGGAAAGGCAACAAACGAAGCCAGAAAACTTTTCTTCTAGATTAGGCAATGAATTTCTTAGGTTACAACTGGCCCCAGCATCTAGTATAATATCTGAAAATGgtagtcattcaataaatatttgttgaatgttgaGTAATATTAAGTATCATTCTGTGAGCTGGGCAAACCCAGTAATGCCCTTGGGCACTGGGAGCTGCACCTTCAAAATCAGGGCCACAGTCTCCAACAccatgaaatttttaattttggcatatttgtatgtttatttaaTAAGGTATCTTTGGTCAAATGTTTAATACATTAGATTTCATTACATTAAACACATAATATCTAATATTGTAGATTCTGAGGCAAACATAGACATGGTGTATGCGTATTCATTCCAGGACATTCATTTGCACGTGTTCTCGTGAATTAAGATAGTTTGACTCCCCATTTCTTGACCTCAAATCACAGAGCAACCTATATGGCCAGTTTCTCCCTCAGTCTGGAGAATTTTGACCTaagagttttatatattttcctgtcTGTAGCTGCCAAACCGCAGTAACCCAGTTCTCTGTGCATGCTTATATGGAACTATCTCTGTGGCATGGCTTCCTGGAGCTATTGCTGGCCCACAGCTCTTACTCCCACTTTTCTGTTGCCAGCCTGTTGCAGAGGCAAAGACTGCTGAGAAACGGGCCTCCCTATCCAAGCCAGCCTCCGCCCCAACCTTCAGACCTAGCTCCAAGAGCACCCAAACTGTCCCAAAAGCCACAGTGGCTGCCACTCCTGCCTCAGCTGCATCAAGCAATAACAGCCCACCCACAGCCGTGCCCAAGAGGCCCACTGGTAAGTGTTGCCCATCCTTCCCTCCATTGGAACCAGTGGGGAAGAGAGTGTGGCCTTGGCTTTGCCCCAGCCATACCTCCAGCCAGCACCACAGACAGCTGTGCACTTCTCCTTATGCCCAGCCCTCAGTGTGGTACATGGAACAATTGCAGCCTGATGAGTATAAACACTTCACAAGCCTGGATTCCATGTAAGGTTAACAGCTCTTTATATTCAGAAAAGTCTTGAGTGAAGGGGATTCTCATGAACTCCCAGGTAGAATTTACTTTTCCCTTCACAGTTACCCATTCTATTCCTTTCTTCATTACTGACACATTGTGGCCATGGACTTGCATGGTAAGAAATATTGAGTCAGTTTCAATAACCAACTCCCAGGCCATGGTGCCTGGCCTTGTTCATGCCACAAGGACAAGGACTGTGCGTGGCTGCttaatttattactttattcCCAGAGATGAGCACAGGCTCTGCTCAAAATGGGCACtcaataattgttgaatgaatgaacttcagTACTGGATGAGCTACTCTACAGGTTAGTTTATGTTTGTGCAGCCATCAAGACTGAAGGAAAACCTACAGACATCAAGAAGATGGCTGCAAAGTCTGCACCAGGTAATCCTACCTCCCCTACTTTATAGAACCCTAATTGAACCATCTCTTCTGTGGCTCTTAGgctcctttttctctctgctcctgaACCCTCTAAGTGAGTTATCTCTCACTTCCACCTTTGCAGCTGACACGAGTCGTGCAAAGAACATTTCCACCAGTTCTGTGAAGAAAAACACTACTGCCACTGGGGAAGCCCCCTCAGCAGGAGTGGCTCCCAGCCAAGTCAAGCTCACACCCATGCCTCCACGGGCCTCCATGACTCCTTCCCTGGACAAGAAGCCATTGTCAGCCAAACCCAGCTCCTCTGCCCCCAGGCTGAGCCGCCTACCTGCCAATGCTTCAGTGCCCGATTTGAAGAATGTCCGTTCCAAGGTCGGCTCCACGGAAAACATCAAGTATCAGCCTGGAGTAGGTCAGGTGGGTCCCAGGAGCTTGGGGTCCTTGGCATGCTGGCCCCTGCTTTCCCCCCTGCCACATCTACTACTGTTTCCCAGGCATGTCCCAGTCCTCATACTAGACCAAGGGGCCCACCAAAAACGGGGCAGTCGGGACACCTGATTCAGTGTCAACTGAATTTTTGCCTGAGCTCCATGGTGGGCTCCATATCCCAGCAGCAGGGGTATGAGCTGAACTCTGTGCTTTCTCTTCACATCTCAGTAAGAGGGACTCCTGTTCTGTAGATTGGGgtttgttttagatttttgttCAGAGGCAAAAGTATTCTACTTTGCAGAACTAACAGCACCTCTTCATTCCACAACCTTGACTTGTGTTGAGAATCTGTCTGAAAGAGGACTGTGGCGCCCTCTTGTGGTCAAGATGTGCTACTGCTGCAAGCCTCTGCCTTTCCTAACCAGATTGGGTGTGGTCATGGAGAAAGGCGTGATGGTCCACAGACCATCACTTAAGGGATGTTCTGGTTGGGTTCATCCCAGGACTAATTTTTAACTTCTAGCAACCACAGGGATTTCATGTGTGGGAAAGTGGTAGCAAAAATCCATCTAAGAtggattttcacaatcacatggtcacactgtaaatcTAAGAtggattttcacaatcacatggtcacactgtaaaagctatatagttatacaatcatcttcaagaatcaaggctatagactgtaagctcttatagcagtcacatttagtctggagtggtaactgtatttctgaattttgaggggctattttatatatgtataatctggtatttagagataagaacgaagccaatcaggtcaggattaagataactcagaatacaggggtaagaaagacattgcctgtatttagaacttcccctactctttgagaacaaaggaagaaaggtttattttgtccagaacctaaattttcagtagcacataatctaactcaacctgtctggatcgatcatttaaacaatctaaacacagggagctGAGAATAAGGAtgtgggcctttaatcctgtgtagtttaatgtaatgcttggatacatcccagagtgtattaagcagataaccaaaaagcactggcaaagtcccttgagggatgggagaaacaatatggaactattaaactttaccaccggggaaacgcCAGATACTtcatcaaacattagggacaagcaaagcaataggccaaggcttggatcttgaggcttgctcttgtgaaacttatgtatgcagtggagaagcttagcctactgttctagtttgctagctgccataatgcaatataccagaatggaatggcttataaaaaaggggaatttaataagttgctagtttttagttctaaggccatgaaaatgtcccatttaaatcaagtctatagaaatgtccaatctaaggcatccagggaaagataccttgattcaagaaggccaatggagttcagggtttttatctctcaagtggaaaggcacatgacaaacacggtcagggtttctctctcatctggaaagacacatggtgaacatggcatcatctactagcttcctctccagctccctgggaagcaatttccttcttcatctccaaaagtcactggctggtggactctctgcttcatggttttgCAACATTCTGCTCTCTGAttctcatggctttctttcttgttgttctctagctttttccaaagtgcttcttcttttaaaggattccagtaaaatgtGGGTGAAGACacgtctccacttaatccagtttaatacccactcttgagtgactcacatctccatagagataatctaattatagtttccaacatacagtactgaaaaaggaccacaaggttgattaggattaacacatggctttttctagggtacataaaccttttcaaaccagcatacctacTATAGAAGTAACCTCTGGAAGACCTgttctgttactcagatgtgacctctctctctctaagcccaactctgcaagtgaaaccattgccctccccactacatgggacttgacatccagAGATAAAAGTCTCCCAGGCAGCATGGAAGATgccccccagggatgagccctggcaccatgg
This portion of the Tamandua tetradactyla isolate mTamTet1 chromosome 15, mTamTet1.pri, whole genome shotgun sequence genome encodes:
- the LOC143657740 gene encoding microtubule-associated protein 4-like — its product is MMPVAEAKTAEKRASLSKPASAPTFRPSSKSTQTVPKATVAATPASAASSNNSPPTAVPKRPTAIKTEGKPTDIKKMAAKSAPADTSRAKNISTSSVKKNTTATGEAPSAGVAPSQVKLTPMPPRASMTPSLDKKPLSAKPSSSAPRLSRLPANASVPDLKNVRSKVGSTENIKYQPGVGQVGPRSLGSLACWPLLSPLPHLLLFPRHVPVLILDQGAHQKRGSRDT